Proteins encoded together in one Terriglobus saanensis SP1PR4 window:
- the lpxC gene encoding UDP-3-O-acyl-N-acetylglucosamine deacetylase, with protein sequence MTAHTEQTLVEPLSFAGVGLHSGAEVQMRLIPAAAGSGIVFRRTDLDNFEIPAIGRNVAKVSYATSLMRQGVLISTTEHLLSALIGYGVDNVIVEIDNLEVPILDGSALPYIDAIEATGVKKQRRRREYLKILKDVEVQDGGKFIGVYPGMGYQIDYTIDFPAPIGRERFLGDLETGAYASLIAPARTFGFREDEPMLRDMGLIRGATDACAIIIGGGAVQNGPLRFEDEFVRHKVLDLIGDLALAGRRIQGRVVAERAGHAMHTALVSRLMKDRSAWELAPVFEEEAVAV encoded by the coding sequence TGGGCCTGCATAGCGGGGCCGAGGTGCAGATGCGGTTGATCCCCGCCGCAGCCGGTTCGGGCATCGTCTTCCGGCGAACGGACCTGGACAACTTCGAAATTCCCGCGATTGGTCGCAACGTCGCTAAAGTGAGCTACGCGACCAGCTTGATGCGGCAGGGCGTTCTGATCTCCACCACGGAACACCTTTTGAGCGCTCTGATCGGGTACGGCGTCGACAACGTCATCGTCGAGATCGACAACCTCGAAGTCCCGATCCTGGACGGCTCCGCCCTACCCTACATCGACGCCATCGAAGCGACCGGCGTGAAGAAGCAGCGGCGACGGCGCGAATACCTCAAGATTCTTAAGGATGTAGAGGTGCAGGACGGCGGAAAGTTTATCGGCGTCTACCCTGGGATGGGATACCAGATCGACTACACGATTGATTTCCCAGCTCCCATCGGGCGCGAACGGTTTCTCGGCGACCTGGAGACAGGTGCCTATGCGTCCCTCATCGCCCCGGCACGGACCTTCGGCTTCCGCGAAGACGAGCCGATGCTGCGCGACATGGGCCTGATCCGCGGCGCAACGGACGCCTGCGCAATCATCATCGGCGGAGGCGCGGTGCAGAATGGGCCTCTGCGGTTTGAAGATGAGTTTGTGCGCCACAAGGTGCTGGACCTGATTGGCGATCTGGCCCTGGCGGGACGGCGGATCCAGGGACGCGTAGTCGCCGAGCGTGCTGGGCATGCGATGCATACGGCACTCGTGAGCCGGTTGATGAAGGATCGCAGTGCATGGGAGCTGGCTCCGGTGTTTGAGGAAGAGGCTGTCGCGGTTTAA
- a CDS encoding flavin monoamine oxidase family protein, translating into MSLTRRVFIQRVAQIGGYAAAFSAMHALGLTSAAGASPLPELAGDFGKGKSVVILGAGIAGLTSAYELKNAGFKVTVLEARNRPGGRSWSVRDGSVVEFTDGTKQTCTWSNGSYLNPGPARIPSIHTHLLDYCQKLGVPLEVEVNTSRSALMQSSVLNGGKAVTQRRVIHDTRGFLAELLAKAVNKHTLDDELTAGEQTMLVDFLKDFGDLDTSTGKYKGSSRSGYVASPAAGLSTATIYEPLKLHELLAANFSKGEFYEEQIDWQATMFQPIGGMDRIGYGFAKAIGEGIIQYESPVTEIKTSSGKVTVLYKHAGTPQTITADFCICTMPISVLAQTKNNFSPETQKAFTGMPMAALYKIAWESPRFWEKENNIYGGISFTKSTVDLVWYPTDKLFSPTGVVVAGFNLEIGLDGKPTEFGALPSTEAKLQASRDAVELLHPGKSAQLMKPIYVNWSKIPYSLGCFAVNQLPTSDPAYAQLDKPQGNTYFAGDYLSHLVAWQEGAVLSAHHAIARIAQSMK; encoded by the coding sequence ATGTCCCTTACTCGACGTGTATTCATTCAGCGTGTCGCACAAATCGGCGGATACGCCGCAGCTTTTTCCGCCATGCACGCGCTCGGTCTGACCTCCGCTGCGGGAGCTTCGCCCCTTCCCGAACTCGCTGGAGACTTCGGTAAAGGTAAGTCTGTCGTCATCCTCGGAGCGGGCATTGCCGGTCTCACCTCCGCGTATGAGCTCAAGAACGCCGGCTTCAAAGTCACGGTGCTGGAAGCCCGCAACCGTCCCGGTGGACGCAGCTGGAGCGTGCGCGACGGCTCTGTCGTCGAGTTTACGGATGGCACGAAGCAGACCTGCACTTGGAGTAATGGCAGCTACCTCAACCCCGGCCCCGCGCGCATTCCATCGATCCACACGCATCTACTGGATTACTGTCAAAAGCTCGGCGTGCCGCTTGAAGTCGAAGTCAACACCTCCCGCTCAGCACTGATGCAGTCTTCTGTGCTTAACGGCGGCAAAGCCGTGACCCAGCGCCGCGTCATCCACGACACGCGCGGTTTCCTGGCCGAGTTGCTTGCCAAGGCCGTCAACAAGCACACGCTCGACGATGAACTCACCGCAGGCGAGCAGACCATGCTGGTGGACTTCCTCAAGGACTTCGGCGACCTCGACACCAGCACGGGCAAATACAAAGGCAGCTCGCGCTCCGGATACGTCGCCTCTCCTGCTGCAGGCCTCTCCACCGCCACGATCTACGAACCGCTCAAGCTGCACGAACTCCTCGCCGCGAACTTCTCCAAGGGCGAGTTTTACGAAGAACAGATCGACTGGCAGGCCACCATGTTCCAGCCCATCGGCGGTATGGACCGCATCGGTTATGGCTTCGCCAAAGCCATCGGCGAAGGCATCATCCAGTACGAATCACCTGTGACAGAGATCAAGACCTCTTCCGGCAAGGTGACCGTGCTGTACAAGCATGCGGGCACGCCGCAGACGATCACGGCGGACTTTTGCATCTGCACCATGCCCATCTCGGTGCTGGCGCAGACGAAGAACAACTTCAGCCCGGAGACGCAGAAAGCCTTTACCGGCATGCCCATGGCCGCTCTCTACAAGATTGCATGGGAATCGCCCCGCTTCTGGGAGAAAGAAAACAACATCTACGGCGGCATCTCCTTCACCAAGAGCACCGTCGATCTCGTCTGGTACCCGACCGACAAACTGTTTTCGCCCACGGGCGTCGTTGTGGCAGGCTTCAACCTCGAAATCGGCCTGGACGGTAAGCCCACGGAGTTCGGAGCTTTGCCTTCGACGGAAGCCAAGTTACAGGCCTCTCGCGATGCAGTGGAGCTCCTGCATCCGGGCAAGTCCGCGCAGTTGATGAAGCCGATCTACGTGAACTGGAGCAAGATCCCCTACTCGCTGGGTTGTTTTGCCGTCAACCAACTTCCAACAAGCGACCCGGCCTACGCCCAACTGGACAAGCCGCAGGGCAACACCTACTTTGCAGGAGACTACCTTTCGCATCTTGTAGCGTGGCAGGAAGGCGCGGTCCTCAGCGCCCACCATGCCATCGCCCGTATCGCCCAATCCATGAAGTAA
- a CDS encoding alpha/beta hydrolase: protein MLRFVCVVLISVCTGMGLAQKSGAPELIALSGSPKLPAAIAVSFSEKALQEGTAWSSRGKDFFFAVSSGAEPKLVIDDGPPRAMQRAGAYWYAVAQVPKLDALHAFHYLVKGAEFGGSHDVPAFGPMFYPESGVAQGTLSEKLTFSSKIYDGMVSSYWVYVPAAYKAGTPAALMVFQDGHGYLNREVGALNVIDHLIAAGKMPVTICVFTDPGEIAGSPGTPTYKFVQAYSDKWHRTLTDSMRSTEYDTVSDRYARFLRDELLPLVEAKYPLRKDAYSRAITGSSSGAIAAFNAAWQQPDQWSRVLSWIGTYVGIQWREDPAIPDGGQDYPEKVYREDHRNLRVWLQDGANDMEGASGPVPRYGSWPLGNLKMANALKQKGYDMHLSFGTGTHNGSHGTVTLPESLTWLWRGYDAAKTSEVYEQSAEEKALPVFRVRVVGRPSE, encoded by the coding sequence GTGCTGCGATTCGTTTGTGTCGTCTTGATCAGTGTTTGCACGGGGATGGGGCTGGCGCAGAAGAGCGGCGCGCCGGAACTCATTGCGCTAAGCGGTTCGCCGAAGCTGCCTGCCGCCATCGCTGTGAGTTTCAGCGAGAAAGCACTGCAGGAGGGCACCGCCTGGAGTTCGCGCGGGAAAGATTTCTTCTTCGCCGTATCCTCCGGCGCGGAGCCGAAGCTGGTGATCGATGACGGCCCACCGAGAGCGATGCAGCGCGCCGGTGCCTACTGGTATGCCGTCGCGCAGGTGCCGAAGCTGGATGCTCTGCACGCATTTCATTACCTGGTAAAGGGCGCGGAGTTTGGCGGAAGCCACGACGTACCCGCCTTTGGGCCGATGTTCTATCCGGAGAGCGGCGTAGCCCAGGGTACGCTCTCGGAGAAGTTGACCTTCTCCAGCAAAATCTATGACGGCATGGTCAGCAGCTACTGGGTTTACGTTCCTGCGGCGTACAAAGCAGGAACACCAGCGGCGCTGATGGTCTTTCAGGATGGGCATGGCTATCTCAATCGCGAAGTAGGCGCGTTGAACGTGATCGACCATCTCATCGCTGCGGGCAAGATGCCGGTGACGATCTGCGTCTTCACCGATCCGGGAGAGATCGCCGGTTCGCCGGGCACACCGACGTACAAGTTTGTGCAGGCATACAGCGACAAGTGGCACCGGACATTGACCGATTCCATGCGCAGCACGGAGTACGACACGGTGAGCGACCGCTACGCACGCTTTCTGCGCGACGAGCTTCTGCCGCTGGTAGAGGCGAAGTATCCGCTGCGGAAGGACGCATACAGCCGCGCCATCACTGGCTCGAGCTCGGGTGCGATTGCGGCCTTCAACGCCGCATGGCAGCAGCCGGACCAGTGGAGCCGCGTGCTTTCGTGGATCGGCACGTACGTCGGCATTCAGTGGAGAGAAGATCCTGCGATTCCGGATGGCGGACAGGATTATCCCGAGAAGGTCTATCGCGAAGATCACAGGAACCTCCGCGTCTGGCTGCAGGATGGGGCGAACGATATGGAAGGCGCCTCGGGTCCGGTGCCCCGTTATGGAAGCTGGCCGCTGGGGAATCTCAAGATGGCCAATGCTCTGAAGCAGAAGGGATACGACATGCACCTGAGCTTTGGGACAGGCACGCACAACGGCTCGCATGGAACGGTGACTCTGCCGGAGAGTCTGACCTGGCTGTGGCGCGGGTACGACGCGGCAAAGACCTCCGAAGTCTACGAACAGAGCGCGGAGGAAAAGGCGCTGCCGGTCTTTCGTGTGCGTGTAGTCGGTCGTCCTTCGGAATAG
- the folK gene encoding 2-amino-4-hydroxy-6-hydroxymethyldihydropteridine diphosphokinase, with the protein MKAAVALGANLGDREASLRDAVHRLGALGEVVAVSSFFDTEPVGYVDQPPFLNGACVVETSLTPLALLRGLLAIEVEMGRDRSHGIAKGPRVIDLDLLLYEDLTMASAELTLPHPEMAGRRFVLEPLAEVAGDWFVPRTDATVGELLQRLLPNA; encoded by the coding sequence ATGAAAGCTGCTGTCGCACTGGGCGCTAACTTAGGAGACCGCGAGGCTTCGCTGCGTGATGCGGTCCATCGCTTAGGCGCACTCGGCGAGGTCGTTGCCGTCTCTTCGTTCTTCGATACAGAGCCCGTGGGCTATGTCGATCAGCCGCCGTTCCTGAACGGAGCCTGCGTGGTGGAGACTTCGCTCACTCCTCTTGCATTGCTGCGCGGTCTGCTTGCGATCGAGGTGGAGATGGGGCGCGACCGCTCGCACGGGATTGCGAAAGGGCCGCGTGTGATCGATCTGGACTTGCTGCTCTATGAAGATCTGACGATGGCTTCGGCGGAGCTGACGCTGCCTCATCCCGAGATGGCGGGCCGTCGATTTGTGCTGGAACCATTGGCCGAGGTAGCCGGAGACTGGTTTGTTCCACGAACCGATGCGACGGTCGGTGAGTTGTTGCAACGACTTCTACCGAACGCGTAG
- a CDS encoding glycosyltransferase, translated as MKILIAATGVPGYLNPLLAVAKLLMKHNHEVLVLTSPELKVAVLATGVSFRPEIPESKTYFLHARDTPKRPDTASSMEMFAFEMEHFFARSISAQAASLELALEKFPADLILADSFYFGTLPMLMGPRSERPLIAHLGMSVLNLGSGRNLPKMPGIFQELQEEERMRRERVLLRPTQLAIDRALIGLGCDTLPCAALESMASLPDLYLHPGIESFEYPYTSACLSQIRYIGPIPLPSTEAPLPAWWHDLDKKKRLVLVTQGTIANRDFGQLVGPTLEGLAKEEDVIVLVTTGGRPVDSIPCEIPSNARVAPYLSFAQLMPHIDLLITNGGYGTVNMALAHGVPIVAAGLTEDKEEVSAHVAWAGVGIDLRTNQADPVILRKAVREVLETPSYRSRAQELALEFASHDTEKELLSLLEGCVRAKFGSASLERELYAWAG; from the coding sequence ATGAAAATTCTGATTGCAGCGACCGGTGTGCCGGGATATCTCAACCCGCTTTTAGCGGTAGCCAAACTTCTTATGAAACACAACCACGAGGTGCTCGTTCTGACCTCGCCCGAGTTGAAGGTGGCGGTGTTAGCCACGGGAGTGTCCTTCCGTCCGGAGATCCCGGAGTCGAAGACCTACTTTCTTCATGCCAGGGATACTCCCAAACGACCGGATACGGCTTCAAGCATGGAGATGTTCGCATTCGAGATGGAACACTTTTTCGCTAGAAGCATCTCCGCGCAGGCCGCAAGCCTGGAGCTGGCTTTGGAGAAGTTTCCGGCGGACCTCATTCTTGCCGACAGCTTCTACTTCGGGACGCTGCCCATGCTCATGGGTCCGCGCAGCGAGCGTCCCCTCATTGCCCACCTCGGCATGTCGGTACTGAATCTGGGCAGCGGCCGAAACCTGCCGAAGATGCCGGGCATCTTCCAGGAGTTACAGGAGGAAGAGCGCATGCGGCGCGAACGCGTGCTCCTGCGACCCACCCAGTTGGCCATCGATCGCGCGCTCATCGGGCTTGGTTGCGACACCCTTCCCTGTGCTGCGCTGGAGAGCATGGCTTCGCTCCCGGATCTCTACCTCCACCCCGGGATCGAGAGCTTCGAGTATCCGTACACCTCGGCGTGCCTCTCGCAGATACGGTATATCGGTCCGATTCCACTCCCTTCGACAGAAGCTCCACTTCCCGCCTGGTGGCACGATCTCGATAAGAAAAAGCGCCTGGTCCTCGTCACGCAGGGAACCATCGCCAATCGAGACTTCGGACAACTCGTCGGTCCCACTCTGGAAGGTCTGGCGAAAGAAGAAGATGTGATCGTCCTGGTGACCACGGGAGGACGGCCCGTCGACTCGATCCCCTGCGAAATTCCGTCGAATGCCCGCGTGGCTCCCTACCTCTCGTTTGCGCAGCTCATGCCTCATATCGATCTGCTCATTACGAACGGAGGCTATGGCACCGTCAACATGGCACTGGCGCATGGCGTTCCCATCGTCGCGGCGGGCCTGACGGAGGACAAGGAAGAGGTCTCCGCACACGTTGCGTGGGCCGGTGTGGGCATCGACCTTCGCACGAACCAGGCCGATCCGGTGATTCTGCGCAAGGCCGTGAGAGAGGTTCTGGAGACGCCGAGCTACCGGAGTCGAGCACAGGAGTTGGCCCTGGAGTTCGCGAGCCACGATACGGAGAAAGAGTTGCTGAGCCTGCTGGAAGGATGCGTCAGAGCGAAGTTCGGTTCTGCTTCACTGGAGCGGGAACTCTATGCCTGGGCAGGATAG